One Algibacter sp. L3A6 genomic region harbors:
- a CDS encoding TonB-dependent receptor, translating to MKKLILVLTLLITAFSFAQTGSIVGKLTDKEYNNEPLAFANVIIKGTTTGTTSDFDGFYALNNLEAKAYTIIVSFVGYETQEIPVTVVAGQELKLNVVMSASAASLDEVVITTTTRRASETALLLEQKKAVVIKESIGAERLSKIGVSDAAVATTKIAGVSKSEGSGDIYIRGLGDRYLSTTMNGLPIPSDDVNNKNINLNLFSTNIIENVGISKTYSTSSYADQTSGNVDITSKGYSKKGASVSLSSGYNTNVLGLDGGFKRSVATEDATLGFHKKEYALVDLITRQSWDPLKQKSTGNYGISLSGGQKFEVFGKELKVFVAGSHSKSSEYQEGLFRSYRSNILDNEFTDTESFTTKTNTTGYVNLGLKLNDDHRLKISSLSVNTSNDNVYEQGRNGEGYVFDQDPQEDGAFVRDQNFKQTILLVNQIEGSHQIKENNKLTWAAGYNYVLAQEPNRVRNEANILDENTVQYAHVGDFQQRKSNQKIEDTEYNAYINDAISFGTLDEDDNHPFKLNFGANFRQKDRVFSSLFIGVRARGFQVPSVDQFSETFTTENFENGLVLREREADRYDADLNAMAGYANLDFHLGEKLSGNAGVRFERDEINVLWDVANYVGRVGSIKKEYSKLYPSLNLKYDLNDKHSIRFASSLTQTLPEFKELAPFEYVSPTGRVTRGDPDLEKSDVFNVDFKYEFFPSKGQLISATAFYKDIKNPINLAQTRGSSGIFEYANTGDNANIFGFEFETRIELLKNEDEESLLDFNTNITKMWFNQDLLEDFQYKGITESDLQGASDLILNSSLSYNSKTEKEFNATLTGNYSSDKVFALGSPEDFSNSAVLYNDEIIEKGFFTLDFVVSKMLTEKLQIKLVGRNLLNPDIQQTQLVRNINTSVETDEVVLSYKKGAQLNLSLKYDF from the coding sequence ATGAAAAAATTAATACTAGTACTTACGCTTTTAATAACTGCGTTTTCTTTTGCTCAGACAGGATCTATAGTAGGAAAGCTAACAGATAAGGAGTACAACAACGAACCTTTAGCATTTGCCAATGTAATTATTAAAGGGACAACCACAGGTACAACATCGGACTTTGATGGTTTTTATGCTTTAAACAATTTAGAAGCCAAAGCTTATACCATAATAGTAAGTTTTGTTGGGTACGAAACTCAAGAAATACCTGTTACTGTAGTTGCAGGACAAGAACTAAAACTTAATGTAGTAATGAGTGCAAGTGCTGCCTCTTTAGACGAAGTTGTTATTACAACTACAACACGAAGAGCAAGTGAAACAGCACTGTTATTAGAACAGAAAAAAGCCGTTGTAATAAAAGAAAGTATTGGAGCAGAACGCTTATCTAAAATTGGTGTTTCTGATGCTGCTGTTGCAACTACTAAAATAGCAGGAGTTTCTAAAAGTGAAGGTTCTGGAGATATTTACATTAGAGGTCTAGGTGACAGATACTTATCTACAACCATGAACGGTTTACCAATACCTTCTGATGATGTAAACAACAAAAACATAAACCTTAACTTGTTTTCAACTAACATTATTGAAAATGTTGGAATCAGCAAAACATATTCTACGTCTAGCTACGCAGACCAAACTTCGGGTAATGTTGATATTACTTCAAAAGGATATTCTAAAAAAGGAGCTTCTGTTAGTTTAAGCTCTGGTTACAACACCAATGTATTAGGTTTAGACGGCGGTTTTAAAAGAAGTGTTGCCACAGAAGATGCGACTTTAGGATTTCATAAAAAAGAATACGCACTTGTAGATTTAATTACAAGACAAAGTTGGGACCCACTTAAACAAAAAAGTACTGGAAATTACGGAATTTCACTTTCTGGTGGTCAAAAATTTGAAGTATTTGGAAAAGAACTTAAAGTATTTGTTGCGGGTTCTCACTCTAAATCTTCAGAATACCAAGAAGGTCTTTTTAGAAGTTACAGATCGAATATCTTAGATAATGAATTTACAGACACCGAATCTTTTACTACTAAAACAAACACAACAGGTTATGTTAATTTAGGATTAAAACTAAATGATGACCATAGACTTAAAATTAGCAGCTTATCTGTTAATACAAGTAATGATAATGTTTACGAGCAAGGTAGAAATGGTGAAGGTTATGTTTTTGATCAAGATCCACAAGAAGATGGCGCTTTTGTAAGAGACCAAAACTTTAAACAAACTATTTTATTAGTAAACCAAATTGAAGGTTCTCACCAAATTAAAGAAAACAACAAACTAACTTGGGCTGCTGGTTACAACTACGTATTAGCACAAGAACCTAATAGAGTTAGAAATGAGGCTAATATTTTAGATGAAAACACGGTGCAATATGCTCACGTTGGTGATTTTCAACAAAGAAAGTCTAACCAGAAAATTGAGGATACAGAATACAACGCCTATATTAACGACGCCATTTCTTTTGGAACGTTAGATGAAGATGATAACCACCCATTTAAATTAAACTTCGGTGCAAACTTCCGTCAAAAAGACAGAGTATTTAGCTCATTGTTTATTGGCGTTAGAGCAAGAGGTTTTCAAGTACCATCTGTAGATCAGTTTTCTGAAACGTTTACTACAGAAAATTTTGAAAACGGCTTAGTTTTAAGAGAAAGAGAAGCCGATAGATACGATGCCGATTTAAATGCTATGGCTGGTTATGCAAATTTAGATTTCCATTTAGGTGAAAAACTTTCAGGTAATGCTGGTGTACGTTTTGAGCGTGATGAAATCAATGTACTTTGGGATGTTGCCAACTACGTTGGTCGTGTTGGTTCTATTAAAAAAGAATACTCTAAATTATACCCAAGTTTAAACTTAAAATACGACTTAAACGATAAACACTCTATTCGTTTTGCTTCTAGTTTAACGCAAACCTTACCAGAATTTAAAGAATTGGCTCCTTTCGAATATGTATCACCAACAGGTCGTGTAACAAGAGGTGATCCAGATTTAGAAAAATCGGATGTTTTTAATGTTGATTTCAAATACGAATTTTTCCCTTCAAAAGGACAATTAATTTCTGCTACAGCATTTTACAAAGACATTAAAAACCCAATTAACTTAGCACAAACTAGAGGTTCTTCAGGTATATTTGAATATGCGAACACAGGAGACAACGCTAATATTTTTGGTTTTGAATTTGAAACAAGAATTGAACTTCTTAAAAATGAAGATGAAGAAAGTCTTTTAGATTTTAATACCAACATTACTAAAATGTGGTTTAATCAAGATTTATTAGAAGATTTTCAATACAAAGGCATCACAGAATCTGATTTACAAGGTGCTTCAGATTTAATCTTAAACAGTTCTTTAAGCTATAACAGTAAAACAGAAAAAGAGTTTAATGCTACATTAACAGGAAACTACTCTTCAGATAAAGTATTCGCTTTAGGATCGCCAGAAGATTTTAGTAATAGTGCCGTACTTTACAATGATGAAATTATTGAAAAAGGATTTTTTACTCTAGATTTCGTTGTAAGTAAAATGCTAACTGAAAAATTACAAATTAAATTAGTTGGTAGAAACTTACTAAACCCAGATATTCAACAAACGCAATTAGTAAGAAATATTAATACAAGTGTTGAAACTGACGAAGTGGTTCTTTCTTATAAAAAAGGAGCTCAATTAAACCTAAGCTTAAAATACGATTTTTAA
- a CDS encoding beta strand repeat-containing protein, with the protein MKNLFVKLLSISMAFGAITLTSCDSDDPEPITGGTTEVMENLDAGILDGTLTEDYTLSSTTTYSLTGQFIIDDGATLNIPAGTKILADNGGTDVYIATLMGGTININGSAGNPVIMSSADGNPGDWGGLTLCGKATTTAGVDATAEVGGFIYGGTDDSDSSGIIRYLQISGTGAQINSESQYNGVSFYAVGSGTLVDNVAVINGDDDGVEFFGGTVEVTNLYLENNSDDSIDWTEGWNGSITNAYISNTVAGFSTVFEGDKDNGNPEFNNITAVSTVGGTALQFKKTSGGTISGLSLVGYDVDLDMKDGGTTSNVIFSDGYTPVAMVEDDASTTDVDESVYTFALNTSVVATVDLSDFDWVDTDISFESSLLQGAVTGDVTLDASIAYVLNSSYIVQDGGKLTIPAGTKITARDGGTGVYIAVLQGGQIDIQGTATNPVVISSASASPGDWGGLTICGNATTTAGVDATAEVGGFIYGGTNDADNSGSVTYLVLKGTGAQINSESQYNGVSLYAVGTGTTLENISVINGDDDGIEFFGGTVSVTNIYLENNSDDAVDWTEGWNGTVTNTYISNTVEGFSTAFEGDKDNGNPKFVNVTAISTVGGTALQFKKTSGATITDLYLSGYDTNIDMKDDGPLANVIIEGAAATTTDAYNTGTQVDISTWTWKNASL; encoded by the coding sequence ATGAAAAATTTATTTGTAAAACTACTTAGCATCTCAATGGCCTTTGGTGCTATTACTTTAACGAGTTGTGATTCTGACGATCCAGAACCAATAACTGGCGGTACAACAGAAGTTATGGAGAACCTAGACGCAGGTATTTTAGACGGTACCTTAACTGAAGATTACACATTATCTTCAACTACAACGTATAGCTTAACTGGGCAATTTATTATCGACGATGGAGCAACATTAAATATCCCTGCTGGAACAAAAATTCTTGCTGATAATGGTGGAACAGATGTTTACATCGCAACATTAATGGGAGGAACAATAAACATTAACGGATCTGCGGGAAACCCGGTAATTATGTCTTCTGCAGATGGTAACCCTGGCGATTGGGGCGGATTAACATTATGTGGTAAAGCAACAACTACTGCTGGTGTAGATGCTACTGCTGAAGTTGGTGGGTTTATTTATGGTGGTACTGATGATTCTGATAGCTCAGGTATTATTAGATATTTACAAATTTCTGGTACTGGTGCTCAAATTAACTCAGAATCTCAATACAATGGTGTTTCTTTTTACGCTGTAGGTTCTGGAACATTAGTAGATAACGTTGCCGTTATTAACGGTGATGATGATGGTGTTGAATTCTTCGGTGGAACTGTTGAAGTAACCAACTTATACTTAGAAAACAATAGTGATGATTCTATTGACTGGACTGAAGGTTGGAACGGTAGTATTACTAATGCTTACATCTCTAACACTGTTGCTGGTTTCTCTACTGTTTTTGAAGGCGATAAAGATAACGGTAACCCTGAATTTAATAACATTACAGCTGTATCAACTGTTGGAGGTACTGCATTACAATTTAAGAAAACTTCTGGAGGAACAATATCTGGATTGTCTTTAGTTGGTTACGATGTTGATTTAGATATGAAAGATGGTGGTACAACTTCAAACGTGATTTTCTCAGACGGGTACACACCTGTTGCTATGGTAGAAGATGATGCAAGTACTACGGATGTAGATGAAAGTGTTTACACATTTGCATTAAATACTTCTGTAGTAGCTACTGTTGATCTTTCTGATTTTGATTGGGTAGATACAGATATTTCTTTTGAAAGTAGCTTACTTCAAGGTGCTGTAACTGGTGATGTAACTTTAGATGCCTCTATAGCTTACGTACTTAACTCTTCTTACATCGTTCAAGATGGTGGAAAATTAACAATTCCTGCTGGAACAAAAATTACTGCTAGAGATGGTGGAACAGGAGTTTACATCGCTGTATTACAAGGTGGACAAATAGACATCCAAGGTACAGCTACTAATCCTGTTGTTATTTCTTCTGCATCTGCAAGTCCTGGAGATTGGGGAGGTTTAACAATTTGTGGTAATGCAACAACTACTGCTGGTGTTGATGCAACTGCCGAAGTTGGTGGATTTATTTACGGTGGAACTAATGATGCTGATAACTCTGGTTCTGTAACTTATTTAGTTCTTAAAGGAACTGGAGCACAAATTAACTCGGAGTCTCAATACAATGGTGTTTCGTTATACGCTGTAGGTACAGGAACTACTTTAGAAAACATCTCTGTAATTAACGGTGATGATGATGGTATTGAGTTCTTTGGTGGTACTGTTTCTGTAACTAACATCTACTTAGAAAACAATAGTGATGATGCTGTTGATTGGACTGAAGGATGGAACGGAACTGTAACAAACACATATATTTCGAATACTGTTGAAGGATTCTCTACAGCTTTTGAAGGAGATAAAGATAACGGAAATCCTAAATTTGTAAATGTTACAGCTATTTCTACTGTAGGCGGAACTGCTTTACAATTCAAAAAGACTTCTGGTGCAACTATTACAGACCTTTACTTAAGCGGATATGATACTAACATCGACATGAAAGATGATGGTCCATTAGCTAACGTAATTATCGAAGGTGCTGCTGCAACAACAACAGACGCATACAACACAGGAACTCAAGTAGACATCTCTACTTGGACTTGGAAAAATGCTAGCCTATAA
- a CDS encoding nicotinic acid mononucleotide adenyltransferase — protein MKNILIIAIALFTSMTFAQKEKSLTLNKETNQIDAVYYHNNGEVSQTGAFTADGKLDGKWISFDEAGEKTTVAYYKEGKKVGKWIHFIDGEKKVVNYENNVASL, from the coding sequence ATGAAAAATATATTAATTATCGCAATAGCATTGTTTACATCAATGACTTTTGCTCAAAAAGAAAAATCGTTAACTTTAAATAAAGAAACTAACCAAATCGATGCTGTTTATTACCATAATAATGGTGAAGTAAGCCAAACGGGTGCCTTTACTGCAGATGGTAAATTAGATGGTAAATGGATTAGCTTTGATGAAGCTGGAGAGAAAACTACTGTAGCTTATTACAAAGAAGGTAAAAAAGTTGGTAAATGGATTCACTTTATCGACGGAGAGAAAAAAGTAGTGAACTACGAAAATAATGTAGCTTCATTATAA
- a CDS encoding porin: protein MKLKLILLSLILFAANYTQAQEIKSGKFGNGLFNIVGKDSSWTMKVGLRVQFLAASTWEDDSKNEANFLIRRSRLKFNGYAYSPKLKYKIELGLANRDLAGASEYTSNAPRYILDAVLMWNFYENFELWVGQTKLPGNRERVISSANMQQVNRSLLNSRFNIDRDFGFQLRHHFNLNKNFVVREIFSMAQGEGRNVTTGNLGGHQYTGRLELLPFGNFAGDGDYKGSDLKREATPKLALGASYDYNNNAVKTRSNQGAYMETDTGFFETNITTLFMDAMFKYKGFSFMAEYADRTADDPFATNSDGTLTGDIVQVGDALNLQTGYLLKSNWEVSGRYTNVTLDKNITNVNAENQYTLGLSKYIVGHKLKIQTDLSYLDVTNENNKIMYRLQCDIHF from the coding sequence ATGAAACTTAAACTTATCCTGCTAAGTTTAATCCTTTTTGCCGCAAACTATACTCAGGCTCAAGAGATTAAATCAGGAAAATTTGGCAACGGCCTTTTCAACATCGTTGGTAAAGATAGCTCGTGGACCATGAAGGTTGGCTTACGTGTACAATTCTTAGCAGCTTCAACATGGGAAGACGACAGTAAAAATGAAGCTAATTTCTTAATAAGGAGATCACGGCTAAAATTCAACGGTTATGCTTACAGCCCAAAACTAAAGTACAAAATTGAACTAGGACTAGCTAACAGGGATTTAGCTGGAGCTTCAGAATATACAAGCAACGCACCTCGATATATCTTAGATGCGGTTTTAATGTGGAATTTTTACGAAAATTTCGAGCTTTGGGTCGGACAGACTAAACTTCCAGGAAACAGAGAACGCGTTATTTCTTCAGCAAATATGCAACAAGTAAACCGATCGTTATTAAACAGTCGATTTAATATTGATCGCGATTTTGGGTTTCAATTAAGACATCATTTTAACCTTAATAAAAACTTTGTAGTGAGAGAGATATTCTCGATGGCTCAAGGTGAAGGTAGAAACGTAACCACGGGTAACTTAGGCGGGCACCAATATACTGGTCGTTTAGAGTTGTTACCTTTCGGAAACTTTGCTGGTGATGGCGATTACAAAGGCTCCGATTTAAAAAGAGAAGCAACTCCAAAACTAGCGCTAGGTGCAAGTTACGATTACAACAACAATGCTGTAAAAACAAGAAGCAACCAAGGCGCTTACATGGAAACCGATACTGGCTTTTTTGAAACAAACATTACAACATTGTTTATGGATGCCATGTTTAAATATAAAGGATTCTCTTTTATGGCCGAATATGCCGACAGAACTGCTGATGATCCATTTGCTACAAACTCAGATGGTACTTTAACAGGTGATATTGTACAAGTAGGCGATGCTTTGAACTTACAAACCGGATATTTATTAAAGAGTAACTGGGAAGTTTCTGGACGTTACACCAACGTAACCTTAGACAAAAACATTACCAATGTAAACGCCGAAAACCAATACACGCTTGGGCTTTCTAAATATATTGTAGGACATAAATTAAAAATTCAAACCGATTTGAGTTATTTAGATGTCACAAACGAGAATAACAAAATAATGTATCGCTTACAATGCGATATACACTTTTAA
- a CDS encoding inorganic phosphate transporter gives MDNIYLYMIIALAILAIADLVVGVSNDAVNFLNSAIGSKAISFKTIMIVASVGVAVGAVFSSGMMEVARKGIFNPSEFMFNEIMIIFMAVMITDILLLDFFNSVGMPTSTTVSIVFELLGAAVAIALIKIGHDGGDFGDVINYINTSKATQIIFGILLSVVVAFSVGAFVQWVSRLLLSYNFENKAPWVGALFGGFALTSITYFIFMKGLKGTSYAKESFDILGGGTMSHFLETKVFAIVVVSFIIWSLLSLALIVFAKTNIYKLIILVGTFALALAFAGNDLVNFIGVPVAAYNAFLAWSASGVPAYEFPMTVLAEKVPTNNWLLFGAGMIMVLTLWFSSKAKGVVKTSLDLASQSETKERFQPNFLSRGFVRFAVLISQFTAYILPNSWQAKIDKQFEVPVIAISKNKSLELPAFDLVRAAVNLMIAAVLISIATSYKLPLSTTYVTFMVAMGSSLADRAWGAESAVYRVAGVINVIGGWFFTAFSAFTAAALVAYLLNLNITVMFPILLVTAFALLIRSSIVHSKKSKEVKAEDSLIKAESSSVQGVIHESASNIANVVKRGNKIYTNAINGLAKQDLVSLKKNQKQVNKLSIELEDLRNNIFYFIKNLDESSVGASNFYINILGYLQDMAQSLEYISKVSYKHINNNHKKLKFNQIKELKEVDASVEALFHDMKLAFDSRSFEEIGKILRRKEDVFNILSEKIQKQVERTRTEESSPKNTTLYFGVLLETKDLLKATMSLLEEYHNAHDASVKPATISNNEEEE, from the coding sequence ATGGATAATATTTATTTGTACATGATTATCGCCTTAGCCATTCTTGCAATTGCAGATTTGGTAGTTGGCGTTAGTAATGATGCAGTAAACTTTCTAAATTCAGCTATTGGCTCAAAGGCCATTTCTTTTAAAACAATCATGATCGTTGCCAGTGTTGGTGTTGCGGTTGGGGCTGTTTTCTCTAGCGGAATGATGGAAGTTGCACGTAAAGGAATTTTTAACCCGAGCGAATTTATGTTTAATGAAATCATGATCATCTTTATGGCGGTTATGATTACGGATATTCTATTGCTAGATTTCTTTAACTCCGTGGGTATGCCAACATCTACAACAGTTTCTATTGTATTCGAATTATTAGGTGCTGCGGTTGCGATTGCCTTAATAAAAATCGGGCATGATGGAGGAGATTTTGGTGACGTTATTAATTACATAAACACTTCTAAGGCCACCCAAATTATATTTGGAATATTGCTCTCAGTGGTCGTCGCATTCTCCGTTGGTGCTTTTGTACAGTGGGTTTCTCGTTTATTATTATCATATAACTTTGAGAACAAAGCACCATGGGTTGGAGCTTTATTTGGTGGGTTTGCTTTAACTTCTATTACTTATTTCATTTTCATGAAAGGGTTAAAAGGCACATCATACGCGAAAGAATCTTTCGATATTTTAGGAGGTGGCACGATGTCTCACTTTTTAGAAACTAAAGTATTTGCTATTGTAGTAGTAAGTTTTATTATATGGTCTTTATTATCACTTGCACTAATTGTATTTGCTAAAACAAACATTTACAAACTTATTATTCTAGTAGGTACCTTTGCATTAGCATTGGCTTTTGCGGGTAACGATTTAGTAAACTTTATTGGTGTACCGGTTGCAGCTTACAATGCGTTTTTAGCCTGGTCGGCATCTGGAGTTCCTGCTTATGAGTTCCCTATGACGGTTTTAGCCGAAAAAGTACCAACCAATAACTGGTTACTTTTTGGAGCAGGGATGATTATGGTTTTAACACTTTGGTTTTCATCGAAAGCAAAAGGTGTTGTAAAAACATCATTAGATTTAGCAAGCCAAAGCGAAACAAAAGAGCGTTTTCAACCTAACTTTTTATCTCGTGGTTTTGTTAGATTTGCTGTTTTAATATCTCAATTTACAGCTTACATTTTACCAAATAGCTGGCAAGCAAAAATTGACAAACAATTTGAAGTGCCAGTAATTGCGATATCAAAAAATAAATCTTTAGAATTACCCGCTTTCGATTTAGTTCGAGCAGCTGTAAACTTAATGATTGCTGCGGTTTTAATATCTATAGCAACATCTTACAAATTACCACTTTCTACAACATACGTTACTTTTATGGTAGCCATGGGTTCTTCTCTTGCAGATAGAGCTTGGGGCGCAGAAAGCGCTGTTTATCGTGTTGCAGGAGTTATAAACGTTATCGGTGGTTGGTTCTTTACAGCCTTCAGTGCATTTACTGCTGCCGCTTTAGTAGCTTACTTACTAAACCTGAACATTACAGTAATGTTCCCAATTTTATTAGTAACTGCCTTTGCTTTACTTATTAGAAGTTCTATTGTTCATAGTAAAAAATCTAAAGAAGTAAAAGCTGAAGATAGTTTGATAAAAGCTGAAAGCAGCTCGGTACAAGGCGTAATTCATGAAAGCGCTAGCAATATAGCTAACGTGGTTAAACGTGGAAATAAGATATATACAAATGCTATAAACGGTTTAGCTAAACAAGATTTAGTATCGCTTAAAAAGAACCAAAAACAGGTTAATAAACTATCTATAGAATTAGAGGATTTACGTAACAATATTTTCTACTTTATTAAAAATTTAGATGAATCTAGTGTTGGAGCCAGTAACTTCTACATCAATATTTTGGGTTACTTGCAAGATATGGCACAGTCTTTAGAATATATTTCTAAAGTAAGTTATAAGCATATTAACAACAACCACAAAAAACTTAAATTCAACCAAATTAAAGAGTTGAAAGAAGTTGATGCCTCTGTAGAAGCTTTGTTTCATGATATGAAATTAGCTTTCGATTCTCGCTCTTTTGAAGAAATAGGGAAGATTTTAAGAAGAAAAGAAGACGTATTTAATATACTATCTGAAAAAATACAGAAACAAGTTGAAAGAACACGTACTGAAGAATCTAGTCCAAAAAACACAACCCTTTATTTTGGTGTGTTACTAGAAACTAAAGATTTACTTAAAGCAACTATGAGCCTATTGGAAGAATACCACAATGCGCATGATGCTTCGGTTAAACCAGCTACAATTTCTAATAACGAAGAAGAAGAATAA
- a CDS encoding pyrimidine/purine nucleoside phosphorylase, with product MISTNEYFDGNVKSIGYKSATGKSTIGVMEAGTYEFGTSEHETMTVIEGAMTVKLPNATEWVTYKAGEAYTIDANQKFQVKVSEQTSYLCQYA from the coding sequence ATGATATCTACAAACGAATATTTTGATGGCAACGTTAAATCTATAGGCTACAAATCTGCAACAGGAAAATCTACTATTGGGGTTATGGAAGCAGGAACTTACGAGTTCGGTACATCAGAACATGAAACGATGACGGTTATAGAAGGCGCAATGACGGTTAAATTACCAAACGCAACAGAATGGGTAACTTATAAAGCTGGCGAAGCTTACACAATTGATGCTAATCAAAAATTTCAAGTAAAAGTAAGTGAGCAAACATCATATTTATGTCAATACGCTTAA
- a CDS encoding succinate dehydrogenase/fumarate reductase iron-sulfur subunit: MNLTLKIWRQKDSSSKGQMVDYKVTDISEHMSFLEMMDVLNEQLVNAGEEPVAFDHDCREGICGMCSMYINGEAHGPDRGITTCQLHMRMFKDGDTITIEPFRAAAFPVIKDLVVDRTSFERIQQAGGFISVNTSGNTQDANSLPISKIAADEAMDAATCIGCGACVATCKNSSAMLFVGAKVSQYALLPQGRVEATERVQNMVAQMDLEGFGNCTNTGACEVECPKGISLDNIARMNRELMKASV, translated from the coding sequence ATGAATTTAACACTTAAAATTTGGAGACAAAAAGACTCAAGTTCAAAGGGGCAAATGGTTGATTATAAAGTGACTGATATTTCAGAACACATGTCTTTTTTGGAAATGATGGATGTTTTGAATGAGCAATTAGTAAATGCTGGAGAAGAGCCTGTGGCTTTCGATCACGATTGTCGTGAGGGTATTTGCGGTATGTGTTCTATGTATATTAACGGTGAGGCTCATGGGCCAGATCGTGGTATTACTACTTGTCAGTTACATATGCGTATGTTTAAAGATGGCGATACTATTACTATCGAACCATTTAGAGCTGCTGCATTTCCTGTAATAAAGGATTTAGTTGTAGATAGAACATCTTTTGAGCGTATTCAACAAGCAGGTGGGTTTATTTCGGTAAACACTTCTGGTAATACGCAAGATGCTAACTCGTTACCTATTTCTAAAATTGCTGCAGATGAGGCTATGGATGCTGCAACTTGTATTGGTTGTGGTGCTTGTGTTGCAACTTGTAAAAACTCGTCTGCCATGCTATTTGTTGGTGCAAAAGTATCTCAGTATGCATTGTTACCTCAAGGTCGTGTAGAAGCTACAGAGCGTGTTCAAAACATGGTAGCGCAAATGGATTTGGAAGGTTTTGGAAACTGTACAAATACAGGTGCTTGTGAAGTAGAATGTCCTAAAGGAATTTCATTAGACAATATAGCTAGAATGAATAGAGAGCTTATGAAAGCTTCTGTATAA